CGGCCGCCCGGGCCCCGACGCATCCTCGAGCCGCGGCCCGAAAGCCGCCCGAGCGCGTAACACCGCTTTAACACCCTTGACAGCCCGGTTAATATAGCCTATTATACGTCTCCGAATTTCGCTTCGTAAGGCAACCTGTTGTGATAAAAGACGAAGTAAAGCAAGCGCGCGAGCTAAGCGCGGCGCTGGGCCGGTTCGAGAGCGCCATCGGCGAAGTCATCATCGGCCAGCGCGACGTCATTTTCGAGGTCCTGGCGGGCCTCCTCGCCGGCGGCCACTGCATACTCACCGGCGTACCGGGCCTCGCCAAGACCCTCCTGGTGTCGACGCTGTCGCGCGCGCTCGAGCTCTCGTTCTCCAGGATTCAGTTCACGCCCGACCTGATGCCGGCGGATATAACCGGAACCGAGGTTTTGGAGGAGGACCGCGAGCGGCGGCGCCACTTCCGCTTCGTACGCGGGCCTATATTCGCGCAAGTGGTACTAGCCGACGAAATAAACCGCACGCCCCCTAAGACCCAGGCCGCCCTACTCCAAGCCATGCAAGAGGGCCAGGTCACGGTGGGCGGCGTTACGCACGAACTGCCCAAACCGTTCTACGTATTGGCCACCCGAAACCCGATCGAACAGGAGGGAACCTATCCCCTCCCCGAGGCCCAGCTGGACCGGTTTATGCTGAACATACTCGTACCCTACCCCTCGGCGGAAGAGGAGGCCGAGATCGTCGCCGCGACGACCGCGGCGCCGCGGCCGGAGCCTGAGCCGGCGCTGACCGCCGACGACATCATCGCTTACCGGAAACTCGTGCGCCGCGTCCCGCTCCCGGCGGACGTGCTCGAGAAGGCCACCGCGCTCGTCCGGAAAACGCGCGCCGGCGCCGACGCGCCCGATTTCGTGAACCAATGGGTTAAATGGGGAGCCGGGCCCCGGGCGGGACAGCACCTGATCTTGGCGGCCAAGGCCGCGGCCCTTTTGTCGGGCAACTTCGCCGTTACGCTCGACGAGGTCGAGAGGTTGGTGAAGCCGGTGCTGCGCCACCGCCTGGTTTTGAACTTCATCGCCGAGGCGGAGGGCGTCACGGCCGACGACGTGCTGACCCGCCTCGTCGCGGACACGTTGGATTGACATGGGAAAACGCAGGCACATCAACGTCGTCATCGCGCCGGAGGACCGCTCCGGGACGTTGACCTTCCGCATGCAGCTAAGGTACTTTTACGCCGCCGTCATCTTAACCTCCGTCGTCTTCGTCCTTATCGTGGGCCTGGTGGTGAACCAGGCCATGGACGAGGCCAAGCTCGGCGAGCTCGAGCTGCTCCGCCGCCAGAACGGCCAACTTAAGGAGAAGGTGGCACGCGTCGCCGCGGTCGAGAAGAAGATAACGGATCTCGAGGTAATCGAGGATAAATTGATGGTCATCGCGGGAGAGCGCGAGGCGGCCCGGGAGCTCGCGCCGGTATCGGTGGAGGGAAGCGAACCCGGGGGCGAATTTTTATCAGTGGCCGAAGGGATCCGGCAATTCCGCGAACTGGCTACGTCGCGGCGGGGCATAACGCTGAAAGCGCCCAACGGCAATCCGGTGGAAAACGGCTGGGTAACGCGGGGGTTCGGCGAAAACGCCGGCCTGGAGGGACACTCCTTCCATAACGGTTGCGACGTCGCCTGTCCCGAGGGTACTCCCGTCGCGGTAACGGCCCCGGGCGTCGTAACGTTCGCGGGCGAAAACCCGGTTTACGGCAACCTCGTCATCGTCCAACACGGCCTTACCGGCTACAGCACCTTCTACGGCCACAACCGAGAGCTAAAAGTGCGCGTGGGCCAAAAATTAGAACGCGGCGACGCCATAGCGCTCGTCGGCAGCACGGGCCGGAGCTCCGCCCCCCACCTCCATTACGAGGTCCGCCTCCACGGCGTACCGGTCAACCCGGCCAAGTATATGACGCCGGCCGAGAGAGGAGAGGAAGAGGAGCCCCTCCCGCCGGCGGAGGAGGAAGCGCCGCCGCAACAAGAGGAAAGACCCTCGGGCGATGAACGCGAGGGCGGTATTCCGGCGGGCGACGAGAAGGCCGGAGGTGACAAGGAACCGCCCCCGCCCCCCGAGCCGCCGAAATAAAACAACCAATTCGTTATTGAAAGCATAGCTTCCGGCTTAAAACGCTTCGGGAAAGGAGCCTAAAACGAATGTTCGGAAAAGACGTCAGTTCCGCCGGCGATAGTAAGCTCAACTCCATTATCGGCAAAGGCTCGCAGTACGAAGGCGAAATCGTAGTGGCGGGAGGCCTAAAGATAGACGGGACGTTTAAAGGCAAAATCAAGGCGGACTCGGTCTTCGTCGGCAAAGAGGCCGTTATCGAAGCCACCGTCGACACCAACGTCGCCGTCGTCGGCGGCAAAGTACTGGGGGACGTCACGGCGCGCGAGAGCCTGGAACTACAAGCCAAGTCCGAACTCGTCGGCAACGTTATAACCAAAAACCTGATCGTAGGCGAATCCGCCATCCTCGACGGCTATTGCGATATGGGCCAAAAGGAGCGCCACGCCAAAAAGGACGCCGAGAAAAAACCCTCGGGAGAACCGGCGAAACCTGCCGCCCCGGCCGCTTCCCCCGGCCACGGCTCCGCCATCCCGGCTTCGGCACCCTCCCGGCAAACCGATAAAAACTAGACCCGACGGCCTACCCCCCGACCCAGCTACGGGAAGGTCCTCTCAATCGACGAAAAAACCGGCCCTCGCGGCCGGTTTTCAAACGCGACGCAACCGTACCCCACTCACTGCTCGGCAATCATCAGGTCCTTGTTGGCGTCGACCAACGCGACGTATACTTTATCCGCCGACGCGGCGACGTTAACCGGGTAGGCCGGCCTCTCGTTGACGCGCGTCTCCCCCACGGAACGCAACGAGCCGTCGGCCTCCAACGTGTAAAACTTGACGTGCGCCGTCTTATCGCTCCGGTTGACGTACGCCAAATACACCTCGCCGCCCGCCGCGGTCAGGCCCGGCTTATCCATCGGGTCGGGATTGACCCTGATCTCGGTCCGCGTATCCTTTAAATGCCTGTAGCTGGGGCCTTTGGACGACTTCTCCGCAGCGTACGCCGTAACCATAAATT
This region of bacterium genomic DNA includes:
- a CDS encoding M23 family metallopeptidase, with product MGKRRHINVVIAPEDRSGTLTFRMQLRYFYAAVILTSVVFVLIVGLVVNQAMDEAKLGELELLRRQNGQLKEKVARVAAVEKKITDLEVIEDKLMVIAGEREAARELAPVSVEGSEPGGEFLSVAEGIRQFRELATSRRGITLKAPNGNPVENGWVTRGFGENAGLEGHSFHNGCDVACPEGTPVAVTAPGVVTFAGENPVYGNLVIVQHGLTGYSTFYGHNRELKVRVGQKLERGDAIALVGSTGRSSAPHLHYEVRLHGVPVNPAKYMTPAERGEEEEPLPPAEEEAPPQQEERPSGDEREGGIPAGDEKAGGDKEPPPPPEPPK
- a CDS encoding polymer-forming cytoskeletal protein, producing MFGKDVSSAGDSKLNSIIGKGSQYEGEIVVAGGLKIDGTFKGKIKADSVFVGKEAVIEATVDTNVAVVGGKVLGDVTARESLELQAKSELVGNVITKNLIVGESAILDGYCDMGQKERHAKKDAEKKPSGEPAKPAAPAASPGHGSAIPASAPSRQTDKN
- a CDS encoding AAA family ATPase, with product MIKDEVKQARELSAALGRFESAIGEVIIGQRDVIFEVLAGLLAGGHCILTGVPGLAKTLLVSTLSRALELSFSRIQFTPDLMPADITGTEVLEEDRERRRHFRFVRGPIFAQVVLADEINRTPPKTQAALLQAMQEGQVTVGGVTHELPKPFYVLATRNPIEQEGTYPLPEAQLDRFMLNILVPYPSAEEEAEIVAATTAAPRPEPEPALTADDIIAYRKLVRRVPLPADVLEKATALVRKTRAGADAPDFVNQWVKWGAGPRAGQHLILAAKAAALLSGNFAVTLDEVERLVKPVLRHRLVLNFIAEAEGVTADDVLTRLVADTLD